tttcaactgtctagctattacggttcatgagatacagcctggtgacagacagacagacagacagacgtacagacggacagacggacagcggattcttagtaatagggtcccgtttttaccctttgggtacggaaccctaaaaactatcacTTAGTAAAAGACTATtaactacaaactaaggctcaatctagacacaatattgaaactaaattttgttaaatatggcatcccattaacccggggttaacctattaaaccgttaacccagtgtcaaattatactggtaaccatggtaactccaggtttaatcggttaaccccgggttagtggaatggtgcaagtggcgcttaaaggGAACAGAAATAACAAATTGGAACGTAAATCTGTGCATTGCTGAACTTCGTGCAGTAACGTTTAAAACTATCTCACACTTAATGAGATCGTTAAACGTAATTTGCATTAGTGTATTGAGTTAACACTCCCTTGCTTTTCCTCACTAAATATcacttattattattgataagcAAAATTAGTCCAAATAATTTATAGAATTTAATGAATTTGTACGAGACGAGTACTGTTACAAAAGGTctaaaccttacttaatttatagAATTAGTAATTATTAAGTAAGGAATCCTAAAATTGATGTACTTATATGTATGATCCACACAAAACAAATAGGTAAGTAAGTGTCATATGTCTATCTCTGAACacctgtaggtaggtatttacataacaaaacatgcataggtacatatactATCTTAGATAATAGACGCTTCAAAAGTTTAATAACGTGAAGTTATTATaaagacaaaataaatattcaaaatcttaaaataaagtcccaggttacataatttaaaactcaTTAACACAAGAGTTTTATGCAATGGGACTTTAACTTTTTACACTGTCGCATTTCTAAATATGTTCAACGGTACTGtaaggtggtggtggtggtcttAAAGcggttaaaatgtattcaatGAAAAATTTACGTTAAAAAGCTGAGTTTAAAAGGTTCAGAATCTTACGAGGACTCGACAGCGATATTTTGTTCTATTTGCTCATTTTTTATAAACACTTATACCGGTTTAAAACCGACTCATTCATgaatttggacccgggtatgtccttaaactacgtccaaaagagaggtatgggcactgtgaatgacgtctcgctttgtgtggtagggcacaggacagctgatgtcattccagatctagagcagagcccaactggggaggtacctccaccttacagaaaaccgcagccaaataacactagaccctactaatagtgttgtgttcctgccggtgagtaaggttgccagagctcgagggagaggagtgttagggtcggcaacgcgcatgtaactcctctggagttccaggcgtacataggctacggagactgcttaacataaggcgggccgtatgcttgtttgccaccgacgtagtttaaaaaaaaagaatattcgtaaactaataatttaccaGTGTAGCTTCGAGAAACAATATTAGCTCTTGGTCTAATATTTTTAGATTAATACGTTTTGAGAATTAGGGCCCATGTCACACACATGTGACGTCGGTCGAGAAATCAGGTGATGGTTGAAGACTACCTTGATTTACTTCTCCATCAATATTCGATTCGGGTTGCTGCTTTCCTCTCTAGTACAACACATCAACTTGTGCTGACCCGGCTGCTGGCACAACAAAGCATTTTAGTGCTGGTCACGTGCATGATACATTAACGGATTGTCATTTAATAAACACTATACTCACGATGAGAGGATTTGGACTTAGTGTAGTCCTTCTTTTGTGTCAATGAACTTAGGCTCGATGCTGCCCGATGCACGGCTGTAACAAACATCCAACTGAACGAGCTTACGAGTAGGTACCAttgaaaatgtttgtttttcaATAAGCGCTTTTAATGTCGTCTGTCGTCTTCTTATATTGGAGGGATCCTGTTCTTTGCCCGATTTTCAGATTTGTAGGTGGTTGGATCATGAAGAAGCAGGGTCTTAAGggtgattaagtcccgtcgttgtgaataataaaggTTTAATGTTGCTATACAggatggcttaaaaataagtgcattcccgttgccagggaggttttaggattatactaagcaacttttgcaaaaaataattaccttctcatagaaaatggaccagccaaaatgtatgacacagccaaattttttttcgcgattttggggttggtcgAATAGTTAAAGTTTCTCAGTATAATCCCTATATTAATACTATTAGGAGCGAAGTTGGGTATCTGGTAGATAggttttcattttcctattgactgctattatattgcacacaactgtactGTACAtgtacagggtggctaaaatcgagagtgaatagacatcttttaggtaagcatgatccatcctaggccacatcggcacttaccatcaggtgagattgcggtcaaatgcttgcctttttgtaataaaaaaaaaaaggttagacgGAGCCGGGGGCAAGGGTAGTATAATAACACCATGCTTTATTAGGTAACTTgcctattttatacataatgtggtattttctataaaaagggaccttattgtcgatggcgcttacgccattattaacgatgctccgatataaatataatgctgcgcgacgctgtgcggcgtaagcgccatcgacaataaggtcccttttcatagaaaatgccccagcGTCTATGTCGCAGTAAACTACCGTTACTGCGCAACACTAAAAGTGGACATTTACCACATTacatcccaaaacctccctggcaacgggactgcacttattttttagccaccctgtatatgtacagtacagttgtgtgcaatataatagcagtcaataggaaaatgaaaattaggggacaactataactttagatcattTATATTGgatcttattttataattcttctgcattacttgacattgtttcaaaactaactgtaacctttactttactttacccATATAATTGATCtgaagttatagttttcccctagtttttattttcctattgattgctattatattgcacaccaTTGTATGTATCTAGGTATCTACCCATTttactatatttaatttaagtaatttcggGAACAGAAATAACAAATTGGAACGTAAATTTGTGCATTGCCGAACTGCATGCAGTAAcgttaaatgtggtattttctacaaaaagggaccttattgtcgatggcgcttacgccattattaacgatgctccgatataaatacaatgccgcgcgacgctgtgcggcgtaagcgccatcgacaataaggtcccttttcatagaaaatgccccaaatattatCTTATAGCCGCTTTAAGTAAATCGTATGATTTCCCTCACAGGacaggctttgcctagtgtgggggtcagtataaattgtaaatgctctaatatttttctggaaataaactatttgtatttgttgtatttGTATCTCACACTAAATGAGATCGCTAAATGTAAGTAATTTGCATTTGTGTTAACACTCCCTTGCTTTTCCTAAATGTTACTTATTATTGATAAGCTAATTTAGTCTAAGGAATTGATAGAATTTCATAAATTTGTACGAGACGAGTGCTGTTGCTAAAGGTCTTAAGCTCATTTAATTTATAGAAGTGGTAACTAAGGCACAGTTGAAGGCAAATATATACATCTGGATACACATATTCACATATTATTTGTCTGGACAAatgactcaaaaatatgtgaacatgactttattgtctaaggtgtaagagcgtaggtaccataaatatttttgaaactgggaatgtatatatatttatgcccttggctGTAATCAAGATTAGATACTCACATGCTTTCCTGTGAGATTGAAACGCAGTGTAGTCGGGCAGTGGGACAGGGGGGAGGTCCTCGTCTGGAGGCAGCTGGTCTCTCATGCGGTTGGCCGGGGCTCCCGCGATGTATGCCCACGGCATCTGGCCCGGTAGTTGCCCGGCTGTGCTGCGCCCACTAGATACGTCAACCATCAGGTCATCTTCAGTTTTGTACGAGATCTCAATCGAGTATGACAGGACGGTAAATACTTCATTTCagatttttaacaaataaaccACACCAGAATGTGCCGAAAGAAGTGTAGGTAAGTCAAAAGTAACTTaactataataaacaaaatcttAAATCAAATCTGTTTATATAATCAAATGATTTTCTATAATGAAGTCAAAAAGTACACACCATGGATCTTTGATTATTATTCGACCTCACAAATTGGCGACATGAAATTTTATAAAAGACAAGATATAACTAGAACaaaaaccttaataaataaaagcttaaagttgcttttattgttttaaacggGCATAGAAAAAGCGTCCACCAAACTGTCGAACCGAAACTGGCAAACAGCCATGCCACAAAAAGGTTTCACGTTTCAAGTTTAAAGGTCTGGATCTGAATCCATCaaaatttgaggagttcccctAATTTTTCATGAAATCCATGATCAGAACTGAACCGTGACAAAAATATTCCTTAATAACTTACTTGCGTAACAAACTTAACGAAAATAACTAATCGCCAAACTTGAAATACAAGTCGTTGAAAAGTTCCGTTCTAgtcttcatcaaatgtcactttttagggtttcgtacgcaaagggtaaaaacgggaccctattactaagactctgctgtccgtctgtccgtctgtctgtctgtcaccaggctgtatctcatgaactgtgttagctagacagttgaaattttcacagatgatgcatttctgttgccgctataacaacaaacactaaaaagtacggaaccctcggtgggcgagtccgactcgcacttggccggtttttttaatgctcATGCTTGgtttgttaatgaaaatacaagAATCGCTATTacgtatgcctataagatttcaGGAGTTCCCTCAGTTTCTCATATTAAGTAATCCAATCATCAGaactaaattttgaaaaaatgggaccaaaaaacatatttaaccGTTTTGCAACACCGTAGGTAACTTATCTCCCACTTGCCCCTGGACCAGTTTTGTATGACGCCCTAACAAATATTATCCTAAATTGGTTCACAAGTGTCGGAATTCTGAGAtaacaaaatatgcaaaaaaaactGCCTAATTGATAACCTCATTTTTGAAGTGGGTTAAATGCGAACTTTACCCGCGGGACGTTTCTTGCATATTGGTGGTAGTCAGGTGAGGAAGACTGGTCGCGGTTTGCATAGAGCCACGGCGGCCGGCGGTGTCGACCGTGGCCCCGCGCAGGCGCCGCTGCTGCTCCGCGATGAGGTTCTCGAAGCTGTGCGGGGGCTGGATGGGATTGGAGGTAGACACCTCGCCCATGAAGTTCACGCGGTGTTTGCTCCTAGAAAATAAAAACTCTTCAACTACTGTTCAATTTATTTATGCAGTTTGGGTTGCGTTACATGTTGCGCAAGTAAAGTTATCCCCTTAGGATCTCTTGCATGAAATCGCCTGTTACTACTAATAATAAAAGGGCGAATTCAAGTTTTCGCCTTTTATATTACGTCTCTCCTAACACTTTTTGGACAGCGTCTCCTGAGAGTAATGAGGTTTGTCTTTTGTTCAATATTTAACTTTTGTGATTTGACTTTACTGTGGTAGCTACATGCGATTTCTACTTTTGTATATTTGCcatttttacagaaatttgtCTCCCACAGAAAAACCTCTGTCAGAGGTTAGATTGAAGAGACTTCCTTACTACCCAAGATAAAATCCATTTAATTGGTATATGGTAAACAACTTGTGAAAATGGAATTGTGGTATTGTGGAAAACGGCAAGTCAAGATAGTCAAATTGCGTTGTTCAAAAGTTTTCTAAGTACATTGCAATAAAAATGAGAGAAATCAAACAATCTCGTATTTttcaatgattttatttttattttataatatatatatatatatgtatagattacaaaaaaaaactgcttcTTAATTAGCCAAAGATAAAATAtacgggttattcccactagttaccaccaagttgttaccagtggtaactactgggaatttttttcccaccttttatCACTGGTAAAAGGGgggatttatttaaaaaaaaacagcataaaaagtatagtataaatatagtgctttaataaataactataagtCGATTAGTGTTTCAGTAAACTGTGCCTTGAAAGcgatcaaaaatattaaaacagtttaaCCGGTACCTACAAGTGCAAAAACTAAATATATGTAAGGATAAATTTAATCATCCATTTAGATTACTTTTCAAGTATATTTTATTAGGTCATTAAACAGACTCATGTTTTagaattttttatcattttataataatttacaacactactcaatttataataatttgttacggcaaaatttaatttaaaaaaaattggctgtgacaTACATTTTGGCGGGTCTGATGTTGATATTTGTATGGGTTGTtgatttttcgcgatttcggtatTGGTATCATGGTAAACGTTGtttagtatgacctacatattcaccccgtaaattacgttaaattaataaaaaaacagcctGTAATTATACTGTTTTTGTTGTCGAGAGGTGtacgccgctttctacccagtggctgataacagccactgtgccaactcgcgtcttatgcatgtttgtttcacttccacccctgaaGCATATAGCATTATTATGATTGTATTATAATATCAATAAATGTTACCTGTTCTCTAACGAGTTCATAGAAGCCGATCTACGGAAAAGCATGTCCTTCATAGAGCGGAAAGACCGAGTGAGGCCAGGGCGCGGGATGTTCGTCACCAGCACCGGTTCGCTCGGCTCGCTCAACGTGGGCTCGTCGCTGCCCTCCTCCGCCTTGCTGCTGGCCTCCGGGCTCGTGGTCAAGTTACCAGTTCGCTCTATCTCCTAAAAGTAGGTGAAACAGAGCAACAAAAGCCCGCACACAATAAAGTTAACGTTAGTATTGTTAGCTCCCCCTTTAATTTTTGGCCCCTTCATTCTTTTTTTAAGGAAGCGGTGGTGACGTTTCTACAAAATTAAGGGCTAATAATTCGGTACTTTACCCAACATAAGtagatatgtaggtatttttttaagtaatttcgaTGTTTTGCAATAAACTATTTGTGTCTTTAATTTAAACAGAATCATTTAGTGTAGAAAAAACTCGTACGACCCTAAAAATTCAAAGTAATCTTCGACAACACAACACCCACGTACACACACACAACCAACTGACCTACCGTTTAACTGACAGCCTTCGCTTCATaagaatatacataaataagggTTAATACATAGGTCAAATAATATTCTATGCTTTTGTCTGTTTTTGTTTCATAGCATAAATATTAGCGGAAACAATGAAACACCAGTACAACATTTAAAAGAGAGGACATATGTACATTACATATACAAGCAGTTATTAGCAGGGTAAGTGTTAACATAACAGCGACATCGGTTGCGTTTTTGACATTTGGTGCACAGTTCGTTCGTCGTCGTCTGGGAGATAACGATGTCGAACGACGAAGGCAGCTGACATATAAACTCGTATGAGCATTATGAGATTTTGACAAATTCGGCTTTGGTGAATATACTTGTACAATCACTGATCGAGGCAGTAGAAAGATTTAAAACGAACTGACGACACAGACCAGTAATAAGACCATCCCTTCTAACTTACTGAAGACGTGACTGATGTCCGGTACCGGGAGCAATCCAGTATTGTAAAAATAATGAGCCCTAGATTGATGAGTAAGCAGATGCCGAATCGTCCATGAAGGAGAGCCATGGTTCTCGACGCCCATTTTGTGCTGGGGTTATTGTTGCCGAAACCGCTGCCTATTCCATTTATGAATTCTAATGAATCCCTCAACGTCTgttacaacaaaaaatattattttaatagagGGGACATATTTTTATCGGTTATTTTACTTCAAGAAGTAAAATGAATCATACAAATTTCAGTTTTGTCCGCTGCGTCCGCGCCAGGGGCGCGGGGACCCGCGTTGTCGACGCTAGTATAAAAATTAGGCACTTTGCGTCTTCGATTTACGATCAAACGCGATCATATCCGAGCATGTAGTActtgtgtatatatttataatgaaaACTTTTTATACATTCTAGGAGATTTACTTACTTCTGTATGAAAAGAATCATTGATGTAGCATAATATGCCGACTATGTCCTCTAGGCCAACAAGAAAAGAAACTGCAACCCACGGCCAGTGTACGTGGTTCGAATGGTGCTTCCTCCATCCTCCTTCTGCAAAATTACGTTTCTATATATCTATATACACTTAGTTTTACAGAATTCTTCAGTGAGAGGATGGCTTCTTTGAGATCATTCCCTTAGAAATTAgaatgtcattattgtcattAACTTGACTAGgttagttaatatttttaaaatctttaaataTATTGCAAAGCCTATTTTTGGTCTTATACGAATAAATAGTAAGCCAAGTTAGCTGCGGAAAGTGCTAGCTTGGCTTACTATTTAATTGTATCGGACGAAAAATAGGCTTCCCAACAtatttaaagatttaaaaaatattaagtaacctactattaaaaattaaatgagtTGTAACTTTAGGTACTTATTGCACATgggtaaataggtaggtatgtaatcattatttgtataaatatgcATTCGATTACATACTGATTAGTACAATGCTTCCAGCCGCCCAAAGCACGCTTAATCCGATGCTAATGCAGCTGAATATAAATGCCCTGGTAGTGACGAAAGACATGGAGGCTTGGTAGACGTAGGCTTCGTTGGCTACGTCCTCCAGGCTTTCCCCGATGTTAATATCGGTCCCACAACTACTTGGGTCTGAAAGACGAGGTATTTATTAacagttataatataatatatattaatattcttataatttaatttaaagttattCAACGAGCAAACTATTAAAGAGTGAAAACCTTAGTAAAGCCAAAGCCCCTCTTGTATGTAGTAAGTAGTAGCGAAGTGTTCGGAAAGTTGTTAATATCAAATACATTATTATAACAGTTTTGTAAACTGCACTTTATGTTTTGAATTCAGAACTATGAGACGGTTCTTGAGGTGAATGCGCGTGGGTCTTTTAGTAGATTAGATTAGGGTATATTAGTTTATGACTTAGtctatttgaaataattaatttagtaatgtATGATAATGCTAATCAGTTGCACGCAACAAACCTTTGATCACGCCGTCATCACATCTTGAAAACTGTATCAGCTAAGCAGGCATACTACAAGTTTAACAAAGTAACATTGAAAATAACTTACTATGAAAATATAACATCCGGATGTAAATCAAGAGCGGATACCCTCTGAGAAAGTTTATTACACAGTAATGCTGTGCGATTGCTAtaagtgaaataatgaattgaATCAGCGCCTGCACCTGAAACAAGTTACTGACTAAagttaaaaacacgaaaaaattAAACACAAATAGTAACTAAATGTTATTAAGTCCTGTACCGAATAGACATTTTGTAACTAAAGTAGTATTAACAGATTAAACATTGTTGTAGCCTGTAGGCGTCAGAAAATGCAATTCGTCAATTAGTGTGCGTTTGACAACGAGAAGTGCAGTGCAGTGCAGCCCATCATCGCGGGCCGCGGCTTTGCCAATTGCCAATAGGTATCTatctatttatattatactaatTGCTAGTCTTCCCAAATGAAacaacatattattttaaacaacttAACAAGGCTTGTGTCGTAttgtaattatacatatattataaattaataaatactaaaataatagaaaacatccataatcCGGTAAGGGcagtttatttgtgtgatgagcgcGAGTTCCTGCTCATTAATGCGCTTACCGGAATTCGTCCCAGCACCCAGCATGTAGTGCCAGGCCCTCCAGCTTCTTGGAAAGATTATTGTTAGGGGAAACTGTTGTACCTTGAACCTAGTTTTACCTTGGACAGTTGGCAATATTTCCACATTGCCACggttattgaaatatttcatttatataatttgaaacgttattattaattattaaaatcaagcTATCAACGAAACTTTAGAACAGCCGGTatctcaagaaaaaaaaatatatatattgtgttATGAAATGTCAGTATTTCGAACTATATCAAGGATGATTATTTCATGTTTTGCTAATAGATTAAAAAACTTAATGGTACGATCATTTTAGCCTAATCTCAATTGGAAGTGCAATAGAAAGCTTACCTACTTGTAAAAAAGTTGCTTTGTTGTATTTCTGATATCGAAAATACGTTGTACCTTGGCCCGTACTTGCTactactgtaatttttttacataacgtTAATATTTACCGTATTTCTAATTATTGGTTATCTGCGTTGTAAGTTCCCAAGTACCTTAAAATGGGGGGAGTAGAGTTCGcagggagagttgggttatgaatggggacagaagggatgaaagggggatgagatgggattttaaggctactgctacaaaaataatgtattccaatttaaaatggagctgcagtaatactcataataaaaaaaaaacgatcgaacaatcttccaaaatcacctttgtatgaattCCCATCTCACCCCAGAACGAGGGACTAcagggtgaggtgggatttcctgtttatcgtcaaaattatgaaatggaactataacatttaaaactttcgcgttttgaacacataccCGACGAAAAGACCTTGTGTTTTGTGTGACCTTTatatacacttttcgtcgggtagtcacacaaatctctgttttgacattatgttgggacatcagttagccacgaccacgaccagtgaaacctgtgtcggaacgtcggtaaataaaggtaacaaaaaaaattcgctATAGACCCGTTTTTAAACGTGATTTGAtattatgaaatggaactacccaaaataaaataaaaactaaaatacaaacgtccggaacacttattatatacaccattcagtttgcatatgtaaaaatacaatgttatcgaggtttgaatgtcagttttgtccctactcaccccattttacggtaatcgATCTTAGAAAGGATTACTAAAATGTTTtaggcaaaaataaaatatgaccaGTTGCTATAGttatttatgatacaagtgcggaaaagaggaaattcgaaacgagtggcgataaattaaaacacgatcgcaaggagtgttttaaatcgacacgagttgcgaataacctatccgcacgtgtatcgtacaacgttttacagtacatatggccctttaaactttcgacatatgcacgaaaagtgctcttttacgcactagtgcgagaaagtagcaccatatgtactgtaaagtatatttttaaccGTCTTCCAAATcttaaaaggaggaggttatcaattcagttatatgtttttttta
The Cydia strobilella chromosome Z, ilCydStro3.1, whole genome shotgun sequence genome window above contains:
- the LOC134754701 gene encoding uncharacterized protein LOC134754701, whose amino-acid sequence is MPTYYFLVFTGTYTLVQALIQFIISLIAIAQHYCVINFLRGYPLLIYIRMLYFHNPSSCGTDINIGESLEDVANEAYVYQASMSFVTTRAFIFSCISIGLSVLWAAGSIVLIKGGWRKHHSNHVHWPWVAVSFLVGLEDIVGILCYINDSFHTEVSKSPRITKWASRTMALLHGRFGICLLINLGLIIFTILDCSRYRTSVTSSEIERTGNLTTSPEASSKAEEGSDEPTLSEPSEPVLVTNIPRPGLTRSFRSMKDMLFRRSASMNSLENRSKHRVNFMGEVSTSNPIQPPHSFENLIAEQQRRLRGATVDTAGRRGSMQTATSLPHLTTTNMQETSRGGRSTAGQLPGQMPWAYIAGAPANRMRDQLPPDEDLPPVPLPDYTAFQSHRKASVHRAASSLSSLTQKKDYTKSKSSHPGSAQVDVLY